ACTGACGGACAGCGCTATAAAATCAGGATACCCTTCCAGGATTTGCGGATCGATGGTGTCCTTTTTCGCGCAAGACAACAGCAAAACCATTGAAATAAGCAGACCTAAAATGCGGGCAGGCTTCATGGGAAATTCTCCTATTTCATTATTATTTATAAGAACTAGAGTAACACATTACCACTTTCAGGACAATGATATTCATTATTCCTTGCCAATCCTGACCAGGCTGTTTCGCGCCTGTACAATTAAAATGATGGCAACGATAAAGAGAATGATCGAGAGAAGCAGTAACGGGATATTCACCGTCACAATGTTTTTGTGAATGAGCGTCCCCAGGGCAGTCAAGGTCACAGCGAACATGAAGTACATGGGGTACTTAACAAACCGATTGCTCTTCCCCAGTTCTGCCAGCCAGACGGTAACTCCCAATAGGATAATGGATGCCAGCAGTTGATTGGCAGACCCGAACAGCGGCCAGAGTACCTCACTGGTTCCGGAAAAGGCGAGCAGCGCGGAAAAAACAACCGTCACTAGAGTACCTACGTAGCGATTCTTACTCAAGAAAGAAGCACGTTCCTCTCGCTCAAAAAATTCCTGGAATGCGAATCGGCCCAGCCGGGTGGCCGTATCAAGGGTCGTCAGGGCAAAGGCGGAGATCGCCAGAGCAGCGAAAGTAACGCCCAATCGCTCCGGTATACCCAGGTGGTGAACAAAGCGGCCGATACCGGCCGAGAAAATACCAATCGGTCCCCCACCTTCCTTGGTGACCAGATGACTGTAATCCCCCTGCAGAATGGTGACCGCTGTGATCAGCGCTACCACCGCCAGCACGCCCTCAACAAGCATGCTGCCATAACCGACCGGCTTGGCATCCGATTCCATATTCAACTGTTTCGAGGTCGTACCACTGGACACCAGTGAGTGAAAGCCGGAAATAGCCCCACAGGCGACAGTTACAAACAGGATGGGGAACAGATACCCCAGGTTGGTCTTGAACTGTGTTACTACCGGGAAGCTGATGGTCGGGTTAGCCACGAAGATGCCAATAACTCCCGCGATCAGAATGATAAATAGCAGAAACGAGTTCAAGTAATCCCGGGGCTGGAGCAGGATCCATACCGGTGTAACCGCAGCAACGAATACATAGCAGAACAGCATAAAAATCCAGAAGTTGAAGGACTGCTGAATCGGAAACAGGATTCCAAGCGCCACACATCCGAGCAGCAGCAGGACACCAACGATGGAAGTAAGCCCCAGTTTGGTTTTCAGGCGGTAGATACTGAGCCCGAAGACTATGGCGAGCAGAATGAACAGGAAGGAAGCAGTGACCGTGGCTGGTTCTTTCACAAAGACGCTGGCAACCGCTTTCGCAAAGACGGCGATGACCAGAACCAGCACCGTCCAGGTGAAAACGAGGAAGAGTTTCTTTCCGGCGTGGCCGATATGTTCCTCGATCACCTCGCCAAATGTCTTTCCGCCATGCCGCACCGAGGCCACCAGCGAGGAAAAATCATGCACGCCGCCGACAAAAATGCTACCGATCACTATCCAGAGCAGCACCGGGATCCAGCCGAATACCGCCGCATAGATCGGACCGAGAATGGGGCCGGCCCCGGCAATGGAGGAAAAATGATGGCCGAACAGGATGGGCGCCTTCGCCGGTACATAATCGACGCCGTCGGTGTTGGTATGGGCAGGTGTTTGCCGGCCTGGGTCTACACCCAGCCTTTTCGAAAGGTAGCGACCATAAAAGATGTACCCGATTGCCAATAAGACGATTGAACTGCCAATTAACCAGGCGGCCGCCATTGTTATATCTCTTTATAGAACCTGCGAGGAACGCACAAAAGATAGTCCCACTAGACCAGGATGGGCACCCTTATCCAGATACTCAGTTCTGCTGGAAAAAAACGTCTCTATTTTCATACACAAGCCAACATTCCCCCGTCGACGTACAGAATATGTCCGTTCACGTAATCTGAAGCTTTGGAAGCCAGGAACACCGCTGCTCCGATCAGCTCTTCAGGCTCACCCCAGCGGTTGGCGGGTGTTCGTGAACACAGCCAGGCGTCGAACTTCTCGTTCTCATACAGTGGTTTGGTCAGCTCCGTCCTGAAATAGCCGGGGGCGAGGCCGTTAGCCTGGATATTGTACTTCCCCCATTCGGTGGCCATGGCCCTGGTCAGCATTTTCAAGCCACCTTTTGCGGCGGAGTACGGCGCAATGTTGGGACGGGCCAGCTCACTTTGAATTGAGCAGATATTGATAATTTTACCGGCTTTTCGCTGAATCATCCCAGCCACAACGGTCCTGGAAACCAGGAAGGCCCCGGTAAGGTTGATATCGAGAATCTTGTGCCAGTCCGCCTCGCCAAATTCTTCCATTGGAGCCCGGATCTGTATGCCAGCGTTATTTACCAGAATATCGATATCACCGACATCCTGGCGGATGTTTTCAATCTGCTTTCTGATCGCGGCCGAATCCCGAACATCAAAGGCATAACCTGATGCATTCAATCCCTCTACTTTTAGTTCTGAAACCGCATTCATCAATCGATCTTCATCCCGTCCATTCAGGATGACGATTGCACCCGCGCGTCCCAAACCTCTCGCTAACGTATAGCCGATTCCACGACTGGAACCGGTAATGAGGGCGGTTCGGCCCTCCAGACTGAATAGATCCTGGATCATGCTGTCTTCAAGCTTGGTAGGTATTGATTATTCACGTTCACACGCATCCGACTATCAATACAAATGATGGTTCGTGACATTTAAAGCGGTATCCACCAACAATCCATCCCGCCATAATTACTATCTATGTATTGATATAGACGGCATTCTTAATCCCAAAAGGCCAACTCCCGCAGCGGAAAGGTTTTTTCTACCCCTAACCGCCGTAGAACCCGATAAAATCCTTATGTATCACTCATGGAAAGCTGGCTTGCTTTCTCAGCTGCCGCGGCAATACTCGCCCCCCTATCGAATTTCAGCCCTTGATCGAAAAGGCATTTCTCGAGAGCAGACAGGAACAGCATCACGTTACTTTCAGTGGAGGCCGAGCCCATGAGCCCGATGCGCCAGACTTTGCCCTTGAAAACACCCAGTCCGCCGCCAATCTCAATGTTGAACTCATTGAGCAGCTGCTGCCGTACGGTCGCGTCATCTATGCCAGCAGGGATATAGACGGCATTGAGCATAGGCAACTCATGACCCGGTTGAGCGGCATACTGCATCCCAATAGCGGACAGGCCTGCCCGCAGGATCTGATGATTAGCGCGATGGCGAGCCCAGCGATTTTCCAGCCCCTCTTCTTTAATAATCTTCAGCGCCTCCAGAAGGGCATAGTTCATATTGACCGGGGCCGTGTGATGATACAGTCGTTCCGAGCCCCAGTACTGGCGGATCAGGGTCAGATCCAGATACCAGCTCTGTACCTTTGACTTGCGTTTATCAATGGCCTCGATAGCGGCCTCATTGAAGGTGACCGGCGCCAGTCCCGGTGGGCAGGAAAG
This genomic window from Candidatus Neomarinimicrobiota bacterium contains:
- a CDS encoding carbon starvation protein A, encoding MAAAWLIGSSIVLLAIGYIFYGRYLSKRLGVDPGRQTPAHTNTDGVDYVPAKAPILFGHHFSSIAGAGPILGPIYAAVFGWIPVLLWIVIGSIFVGGVHDFSSLVASVRHGGKTFGEVIEEHIGHAGKKLFLVFTWTVLVLVIAVFAKAVASVFVKEPATVTASFLFILLAIVFGLSIYRLKTKLGLTSIVGVLLLLGCVALGILFPIQQSFNFWIFMLFCYVFVAAVTPVWILLQPRDYLNSFLLFIILIAGVIGIFVANPTISFPVVTQFKTNLGYLFPILFVTVACGAISGFHSLVSSGTTSKQLNMESDAKPVGYGSMLVEGVLAVVALITAVTILQGDYSHLVTKEGGGPIGIFSAGIGRFVHHLGIPERLGVTFAALAISAFALTTLDTATRLGRFAFQEFFEREERASFLSKNRYVGTLVTVVFSALLAFSGTSEVLWPLFGSANQLLASIILLGVTVWLAELGKSNRFVKYPMYFMFAVTLTALGTLIHKNIVTVNIPLLLLSIILFIVAIILIVQARNSLVRIGKE
- a CDS encoding SDR family oxidoreductase; amino-acid sequence: MQDLFSLEGRTALITGSSRGIGYTLARGLGRAGAIVILNGRDEDRLMNAVSELKVEGLNASGYAFDVRDSAAIRKQIENIRQDVGDIDILVNNAGIQIRAPMEEFGEADWHKILDINLTGAFLVSRTVVAGMIQRKAGKIINICSIQSELARPNIAPYSAAKGGLKMLTRAMATEWGKYNIQANGLAPGYFRTELTKPLYENEKFDAWLCSRTPANRWGEPEELIGAAVFLASKASDYVNGHILYVDGGMLACV
- a CDS encoding alanine--glyoxylate aminotransferase family protein; the protein is MQTPRTMKRVLMGPGPSDVDPRVLEALSRPTIGHLDPAFLDILNEIRSLLKYVFRTKNELTIAMSGTGSAGMETCGVNLIEPGDPMLVCVNGVFGKRMADVAQRCGAEVNTLEIEWGRVFDPQQIENALKDKPAKVVGIVHAETSTGACQPLEDISRVVHDHGALLLVDAVTSLGGMNVDVDGWGIDACYSGTQKCLSCPPGLAPVTFNEAAIEAIDKRKSKVQSWYLDLTLIRQYWGSERLYHHTAPVNMNYALLEALKIIKEEGLENRWARHRANHQILRAGLSAIGMQYAAQPGHELPMLNAVYIPAGIDDATVRQQLLNEFNIEIGGGLGVFKGKVWRIGLMGSASTESNVMLFLSALEKCLFDQGLKFDRGASIAAAAEKASQLSMSDT